Proteins encoded together in one Anoxybacillus flavithermus window:
- the nosZ gene encoding Sec-dependent nitrous-oxide reductase yields MKKKWISAISGLAVGVLASTVFFGDFSPKQPTSTASAKTNAEKVYVPFGEKDEYYLFASGGHSGQLFVYGVPSLRRIRTVPVFSLDSATGYGWDEHSKKMLGGYTWGDLHHPALSETNGDYDGKYLFATDVANSRAAVMDLKTFTVKDIISVPNTSGPHCAAFVTENTEYLFLPTRFAVPLGDKYESLDDYSTKYRGVMSAVTFDENEQKLNIAYQVALPPWSYDLSDAGKKVSKDWAVITTYNTEEATTNLEINASKEDRDFIVLFNWRELEKMVKEGKYDTVEGQKVIFPEKHEGGIYLIPVAKSPHGVDVTPDGKRFIASGKLAPLLTVFSFEKAFKAIENKEFAGERNGIPILKYESVMEREVNPENALGPLHTQFDDKGMAYTTMFISSEVVKWDPNTGEVLDRVPVQYSPGHSVAAEGDTVSPDGKYLVSLNKLAKDSYLSVGPSHPESMQLIDISGKMEVIQSAPVDPEPHYGQMIKADKIKTIEVYPKDEKNPYAVFNQKDTRIVRKGNEVHVYGIAMRSKFIFDAKAKRPDVIEVNEGDKVFIHLTNIDRDEDITHGFAINKYNINIEVQPGQTNTVEFVADKAGTYPIYCTNFCSALHQEMTGYLLVKPKQ; encoded by the coding sequence ATGAAGAAAAAATGGATTTCCGCCATTTCTGGATTGGCTGTCGGTGTGTTAGCTTCCACTGTTTTTTTCGGCGATTTTTCTCCAAAACAACCGACTTCAACGGCATCTGCGAAAACCAATGCGGAAAAAGTATACGTTCCGTTTGGTGAGAAAGATGAATACTACTTATTTGCTTCTGGTGGCCACTCAGGACAGTTATTTGTATATGGTGTTCCATCGCTTCGACGCATTCGAACTGTCCCTGTATTTTCACTTGACTCCGCTACCGGATATGGATGGGACGAACATTCGAAAAAAATGCTTGGCGGCTACACATGGGGAGATTTGCACCATCCTGCGCTTTCCGAAACGAACGGAGATTATGACGGAAAATATTTATTTGCGACCGATGTCGCCAACAGCCGTGCGGCAGTGATGGATTTGAAAACGTTTACCGTTAAAGACATTATTAGTGTGCCAAATACAAGCGGTCCACACTGTGCGGCATTTGTGACGGAAAACACGGAATATTTGTTTTTGCCGACGCGTTTTGCCGTTCCGCTTGGGGATAAATATGAATCGCTCGATGACTACAGCACAAAATACCGCGGCGTGATGAGCGCTGTCACATTTGATGAAAACGAGCAAAAATTAAATATTGCCTACCAAGTGGCGTTGCCGCCATGGTCATATGACTTGTCCGATGCAGGAAAAAAAGTATCAAAAGACTGGGCGGTTATTACGACATATAACACAGAAGAAGCAACAACGAACTTAGAAATTAACGCTTCCAAGGAAGACCGCGACTTTATCGTTTTATTTAACTGGCGGGAGCTTGAGAAAATGGTGAAAGAGGGAAAATACGATACGGTTGAGGGGCAAAAAGTGATTTTCCCAGAAAAACATGAAGGCGGCATTTATTTAATACCGGTAGCAAAATCGCCGCACGGAGTAGACGTCACCCCTGACGGCAAGCGATTTATCGCTTCAGGGAAATTAGCGCCATTACTTACTGTCTTCTCGTTTGAAAAGGCGTTTAAAGCGATTGAAAATAAAGAGTTTGCTGGTGAACGAAACGGAATCCCAATTTTAAAATATGAATCTGTCATGGAGCGTGAAGTGAATCCAGAAAATGCACTTGGACCACTTCATACCCAATTCGATGATAAAGGAATGGCGTATACGACGATGTTCATTTCCTCTGAAGTCGTCAAATGGGATCCGAACACAGGCGAAGTGCTTGACCGTGTGCCGGTGCAATATTCGCCAGGCCACTCGGTTGCTGCGGAAGGCGACACCGTTTCTCCAGACGGAAAATATTTAGTTTCGTTGAATAAATTGGCAAAAGACAGCTATTTATCTGTTGGACCATCGCACCCAGAGTCGATGCAGTTAATTGATATTAGCGGCAAAATGGAAGTGATTCAATCGGCACCGGTCGATCCGGAACCGCACTACGGGCAAATGATTAAAGCAGATAAAATTAAAACGATTGAAGTATATCCAAAAGACGAGAAAAACCCGTACGCTGTCTTTAATCAAAAAGATACGCGCATCGTCCGCAAAGGGAACGAAGTGCACGTATATGGTATTGCGATGCGTTCGAAATTCATTTTTGACGCGAAAGCAAAACGTCCAGATGTCATAGAGGTAAACGAAGGCGATAAAGTATTCATTCACCTTACAAACATCGACCGCGACGAAGATATTACACACGGCTTTGCGATTAATAAATACAACATTAATATTGAAGTGCAGCCAGGGCAAACGAACACAGTAGAATTTGTGGCGGATAAAGCAGGAACATATCCAATTTATTGCACAAACTTTTGTTCGGCATTGCACCAAGAAATGACAGGATATTTACTCGTCAAACCAAAGCAATAA
- a CDS encoding c-type cytochrome produces the protein MKQSLLIFLLSAVIGLAGGYTYFHFANKEPAKEQPTATEQSNETSTEQKDTTVSSKEGEIFKQKGCISCHAISKLNVQGGTTGPDLSNAYVEVEEKHGKPIDEFLKEPTSAVMSGVIKSNPLTDEERKAIVQALKVASEK, from the coding sequence ATGAAACAGTCACTGCTTATTTTTTTGCTTAGCGCTGTTATAGGCTTGGCGGGTGGATATACATATTTCCATTTCGCTAACAAAGAGCCTGCCAAAGAACAACCAACAGCTACTGAGCAAAGCAACGAAACATCGACTGAACAAAAGGACACCACTGTAAGTTCGAAGGAGGGGGAAATCTTTAAACAAAAAGGGTGTATTTCTTGTCACGCTATTTCTAAATTGAACGTGCAAGGCGGTACGACAGGACCGGACTTATCGAACGCTTATGTAGAAGTCGAAGAAAAACATGGAAAACCAATTGATGAGTTTTTAAAGGAGCCAACGTCTGCGGTGATGTCTGGCGTAATCAAATCGAATCCATTAACGGATGAAGAACGAAAAGCGATCGTTCAAGCGTTAAAAGTTGCCTCGGAAAAATAA